One region of Halodesulfovibrio sp. MK-HDV genomic DNA includes:
- a CDS encoding TRAP transporter large permease has translation MIEISLMALAVLVALLSFGVPLPYCFGGALMFMHTFGGATMKGTMLWGFGQLANPVLLCIPLFVFAGAIMSESGIAKSLLDFVNIFVGRVRGGLGVVASVSCAIIGAISGSGMTGVAATGPLLIPEMAEKGYPRGYATALVANSSLLGLLIPPSVTMIIYGWVTDTSILACFLATVGPGLLIMTLFAVVNMVQCRKFPLVLEESKPMKELIREAGSRTFVALPALVMPVIILGGIYGGIMTPTEAAAVGVMYAIPVGVLVYRGLTWSKFLRAAKDAATAIGAIMVMIVFSLMLSQIFVMEDIPQALVEGIFTITQNKVLLLILVNFLLFFIGMIVNDITSIILTAPLLLPLMEAIGISPVHFAAIIGVNTAMGGVTPPYASILYLGVRIGNVEFTDVIKPAMTLILFGYLPVVFLTSFWPELSLTLPRLMGY, from the coding sequence ATGATTGAAATATCACTCATGGCGTTGGCGGTGCTGGTTGCCTTACTCAGCTTTGGTGTCCCTTTGCCGTACTGTTTCGGTGGTGCGCTTATGTTTATGCACACCTTTGGTGGCGCTACCATGAAAGGTACGATGCTGTGGGGCTTTGGACAGCTTGCAAACCCAGTATTACTTTGTATTCCGTTGTTTGTATTTGCCGGAGCCATCATGAGCGAGAGTGGCATTGCAAAGAGCTTGTTGGATTTTGTGAATATTTTTGTAGGACGCGTCCGCGGTGGTCTTGGTGTTGTTGCTTCAGTTAGTTGTGCAATTATCGGCGCCATTTCCGGTAGTGGTATGACAGGCGTCGCGGCAACTGGACCTCTGCTCATTCCGGAAATGGCAGAGAAGGGGTATCCTCGCGGATACGCAACAGCTCTGGTAGCAAACTCATCGCTGCTTGGTTTGCTTATCCCACCAAGCGTGACGATGATCATTTACGGCTGGGTCACGGATACTTCAATTCTTGCCTGCTTCCTTGCAACCGTGGGGCCCGGGCTTCTTATTATGACTTTGTTTGCAGTCGTGAACATGGTGCAGTGTCGAAAATTCCCGCTCGTGCTCGAAGAATCAAAACCGATGAAAGAGCTTATTCGTGAAGCTGGTTCCCGTACGTTCGTTGCCCTGCCTGCCCTTGTGATGCCGGTCATTATTCTTGGTGGCATTTACGGCGGTATTATGACCCCTACAGAAGCTGCAGCAGTGGGCGTGATGTACGCAATACCTGTCGGGGTTCTTGTTTATAGAGGGCTTACCTGGAGCAAATTCCTCAGAGCAGCAAAGGATGCTGCAACAGCAATTGGTGCGATTATGGTTATGATCGTATTCAGCCTGATGCTTAGCCAGATTTTCGTTATGGAAGATATTCCGCAAGCTTTGGTTGAAGGCATTTTTACCATTACTCAGAATAAAGTATTGCTGCTCATCCTTGTTAACTTCCTGCTGTTTTTTATCGGTATGATCGTTAACGATATTACTTCCATCATTCTCACCGCTCCACTGCTGCTCCCTCTTATGGAAGCTATCGGTATCAGCCCTGTCCATTTTGCTGCCATTATCGGCGTAAATACTGCCATGGGCGGTGTTACTCCACCATATGCGAGCATCCTGTATCTTGGTGTGCGCATAGGTAATGTTGAATTTACTGACGTAATTAAGCCTGCAATGACGCTGATACTTTTCGGCTATCTTCCAGTGGTCTTTTTGACGTCGTTCTGGCCTGAATTATCCCTCACTTTGCCCCGTTTGATGGGCTACTAA
- a CDS encoding type VI secretion system Vgr family protein, with translation MKMLSIACIHKKKITAECTKIYDFNYEKPDLDLVAESKISNGQQTVNSYFGEHLRSIAEATHRSTIRQQETLCNQQTFIGKSTCPTLAAGSSLTLSDHNWDTRNTTYTITSVSHKGSNKEFDVAGFDNSNNSSIKTFYRNEFTGITADTQFRPSNTTPWPKIAGYISAKIDSAANEENAELDSLGRYKVIFPFDLSGKKDGKASHRIRFVQPYSADQYGFHFPLHKGTEVLISFENGDPDRPVIIGAVPNIETPTPVDTKNNSRSILRSAGSNELSIDDLEQNQKIHFTSPDHKAKLRIGKSDDNSDGIHIASASGVGEFVGNNKSSAIMGNEHSTILLGKQEIQIGSHDEVTTGRDISLTIGPRIGLNIPKERVNIAPNHIELMGMVVEKSCKKNIKAADNKIKLVNSAIRMIDKKSQETKTLIRLVNEHTHKGKDVEQNIDMFIQIFNQYWEKITTEKLEVEAPTSKTSSDSDSCNASPIDEIETVRQKASKAELELEEWKNPEKLEGFSATGQAPILDLEVAKDLTDAKQTTAVNEEGLVKLCASKSCKRSGNIHKHKGISIDIAEECTITGGFINVG, from the coding sequence ATGAAAATGTTGTCTATAGCCTGTATTCACAAAAAAAAAATTACTGCTGAATGCACAAAAATTTATGACTTCAACTATGAAAAACCTGACTTAGACCTTGTTGCTGAGAGCAAAATTTCGAACGGCCAACAAACCGTAAATAGTTACTTTGGTGAACATCTTCGTAGTATCGCCGAGGCAACACATCGAAGCACAATACGCCAACAAGAAACTCTCTGTAATCAGCAAACATTCATCGGAAAAAGCACTTGCCCAACATTGGCTGCCGGCAGTTCGCTGACCCTTTCAGATCATAATTGGGACACTCGCAACACGACCTACACAATCACAAGTGTTTCCCATAAAGGAAGCAACAAAGAATTTGATGTTGCAGGTTTTGATAATTCAAATAATTCCTCCATCAAAACATTTTATCGAAATGAATTCACTGGCATTACAGCAGATACACAATTCCGTCCTTCCAATACCACTCCGTGGCCTAAAATTGCTGGCTATATTTCTGCAAAGATAGACAGCGCAGCGAACGAAGAAAACGCTGAGCTTGACAGCCTAGGTCGATACAAAGTGATTTTTCCATTTGACCTCTCAGGGAAAAAAGATGGTAAAGCCTCACACCGCATCAGATTCGTACAACCTTACTCAGCAGACCAATATGGCTTTCATTTCCCGCTACACAAAGGCACTGAGGTTCTCATTTCCTTTGAAAATGGAGATCCTGATCGCCCTGTGATTATTGGTGCAGTGCCTAACATAGAAACACCAACTCCCGTGGATACAAAAAACAACAGCCGGTCAATATTGCGCTCAGCAGGCTCCAACGAGTTATCCATAGACGATCTAGAACAAAATCAAAAAATACATTTCACGAGTCCCGACCACAAAGCCAAACTCCGCATCGGCAAAAGCGACGATAATTCGGATGGTATCCACATAGCATCTGCTTCCGGCGTAGGCGAATTCGTTGGAAACAATAAGTCATCGGCAATTATGGGTAATGAACATTCCACTATTCTATTGGGTAAACAGGAAATTCAGATAGGTTCTCATGACGAAGTCACAACAGGCCGAGATATTTCTCTAACTATTGGACCACGTATCGGATTAAACATTCCCAAAGAGCGAGTGAACATAGCCCCAAATCACATTGAACTAATGGGGATGGTTGTCGAGAAAAGTTGCAAAAAGAATATTAAAGCAGCAGATAACAAAATTAAACTGGTGAATAGCGCCATTCGAATGATTGATAAAAAATCACAAGAAACTAAGACCCTTATCCGTCTTGTTAATGAACACACCCACAAAGGGAAAGACGTCGAGCAAAATATCGACATGTTCATTCAGATTTTTAATCAATACTGGGAAAAAATCACAACAGAAAAACTGGAAGTGGAGGCTCCCACATCTAAAACCAGTTCGGACAGTGATTCCTGCAACGCTTCTCCAATCGACGAAATTGAAACAGTTAGACAAAAGGCAAGCAAAGCCGAACTTGAGCTTGAAGAATGGAAGAACCCAGAAAAGCTAGAAGGTTTTTCTGCTACAGGACAAGCACCTATACTCGATTTAGAAGTTGCAAAAGACCTCACCGATGCCAAGCAGACAACTGCCGTTAATGAGGAAGGGCTTGTAAAACTTTGCGCCAGTAAAAGCTGTAAGCGAAGCGGCAATATTCATAAACATAAAGGCATTTCAATTGATATTGCTGAAGAATGCACCATTACGGGCGGTTTCATAAATGTGGGGTAA
- a CDS encoding type VI secretion system Vgr family protein — MLNTVTPLFSFTVSGQPQDAFHVVEFNGSEGLSELYRFDCLLISTLPPDILDTLAGATASLSIHGEKGSSSYHGIIHEMTIMDMVKEMQICRVELTPRATLLSLDYNSQILLNQNFHGLLDQVFQPYAKNGLQYVEKLTANYPQHEMVCQYNESSYAFASRWMEHYGAYYFFTQEDQDTLTITDSFTAHAPHPISPSFTYARVTGLDSQLREEMVTRFDCHVRRTVASVTLNDKQTIHPSRNLHVSQKVSQLGHGTQQVFGNNYQTSSEGKLLAATRAERHMCQGKQYEGKSTVPYISAGWTYTLEGHEVEEFNQEYLITRTTHSGKQTRFLTEGLGLPSISDSASLEYSNTFTAIEQSTQFRPAIRTPRPHMAGIVSARINTTKATKYATLEDDGSYIIRYAFDRSSRGEGKTSSKISMAQPYTGSHYGIHHPLHSGTQVMVSFINGDIDRPVILGAISAKDQPGAVIDANQMVNTLRTANENRMYFDDKEKHERIILRTEAANTWLRVGKYRQFPNLETNVKESAKEAKKNVGNVLSDAKEWLSQKASGSPTSDPKEIVESLKKTPGRELLRVTSSVFRKSTQQWVGTDKDWNAHVGKNASHLVKLNSLNVTLGKHTKKVGKNGLKLVLGADVRLHISEQQLLHAPYRVQLVPAKIHMPEEQIELLKNKITLADIQKKKISNLTEHADLEIKLALKSLLTTEEEAAGEAKSLLGDKASETADKVSGAPLAEKTSETDASTQEDNKSNSTEETSETDAPTQEDDESSSTEETSEESSGSLKQEAKFAIALFNEATENADTKHIKEALMRIKIANNLERTIETRNEKSAVSITAAENKETEIENYTVDSLVSVSLSKQRSLGNKSVSLDGKIVLLGV, encoded by the coding sequence ATGCTGAATACGGTAACCCCACTCTTTTCGTTTACGGTATCTGGTCAGCCGCAAGACGCTTTTCATGTTGTAGAATTCAACGGAAGCGAAGGTCTCTCTGAGCTTTACCGTTTTGACTGCCTGCTAATAAGCACACTACCACCGGACATACTGGACACGTTAGCTGGCGCAACTGCCAGCCTCTCGATACATGGAGAAAAAGGATCATCGAGCTATCATGGCATTATCCATGAAATGACCATCATGGATATGGTCAAGGAAATGCAAATATGCCGCGTGGAACTCACTCCACGAGCAACTTTACTCTCGTTAGATTACAATTCTCAAATTCTGCTGAACCAAAACTTTCACGGTCTGCTGGATCAAGTTTTTCAACCATATGCTAAAAATGGTCTGCAATACGTAGAAAAACTCACAGCAAATTATCCTCAGCATGAAATGGTCTGTCAGTACAATGAAAGCTCATACGCCTTTGCCAGTCGTTGGATGGAACATTACGGCGCGTACTATTTCTTCACACAGGAAGATCAAGACACCCTCACCATAACAGATTCGTTTACAGCACATGCACCCCATCCAATATCGCCTTCATTTACTTATGCTCGAGTTACAGGGCTGGACAGCCAACTTAGAGAAGAAATGGTTACCCGCTTTGACTGTCATGTTCGAAGAACCGTAGCGTCTGTTACGTTAAACGATAAACAAACCATTCACCCCTCACGAAATTTACACGTTTCTCAAAAAGTCTCTCAGCTGGGACACGGTACACAACAGGTCTTCGGGAACAACTACCAAACGTCCAGTGAAGGAAAACTCTTGGCGGCCACCCGCGCGGAACGCCACATGTGTCAGGGGAAACAATATGAAGGAAAAAGCACGGTTCCTTATATTAGTGCTGGCTGGACGTATACACTTGAGGGGCATGAAGTTGAAGAGTTCAATCAGGAATATCTCATCACACGCACCACTCATTCGGGAAAACAAACACGTTTTCTTACAGAAGGTCTAGGACTCCCCTCAATATCGGACAGTGCTTCCCTAGAATATTCGAACACGTTCACCGCCATCGAACAATCAACACAATTTCGCCCAGCAATACGCACTCCACGTCCTCATATGGCAGGCATAGTCTCGGCACGTATTAATACAACGAAAGCCACCAAGTACGCGACACTGGAAGATGATGGCAGTTATATCATCCGATATGCCTTTGACCGTTCGAGCCGTGGAGAAGGCAAAACCTCAAGTAAAATTTCGATGGCGCAGCCATATACAGGCTCACACTATGGCATCCATCATCCTCTTCACTCCGGCACACAAGTAATGGTGAGCTTTATCAACGGTGACATTGACCGACCCGTTATCCTTGGAGCCATCAGTGCCAAGGATCAACCGGGAGCAGTTATTGACGCCAATCAAATGGTCAATACTCTTCGCACGGCCAACGAAAACCGTATGTACTTTGACGACAAAGAAAAGCATGAGCGCATAATACTGCGAACAGAAGCTGCAAACACATGGTTACGGGTTGGCAAATATCGTCAGTTCCCGAATCTGGAAACAAACGTTAAAGAATCTGCCAAAGAAGCAAAGAAAAACGTTGGAAATGTTCTATCGGATGCAAAAGAGTGGCTTTCCCAAAAAGCCAGCGGTTCCCCTACGTCTGACCCTAAAGAAATAGTAGAGTCTTTAAAGAAAACGCCGGGACGCGAATTATTACGAGTCACCTCTTCCGTTTTTAGAAAATCGACACAACAATGGGTAGGCACAGACAAAGATTGGAACGCTCATGTTGGCAAGAATGCATCACATCTTGTGAAACTCAACAGCCTAAACGTGACTCTTGGCAAGCATACTAAAAAAGTCGGTAAGAATGGTCTCAAACTGGTCCTCGGAGCCGACGTGCGCTTGCACATAAGTGAGCAGCAGCTTCTTCATGCGCCGTATAGAGTTCAACTTGTTCCCGCCAAAATACATATGCCTGAGGAACAGATAGAACTACTTAAAAACAAAATCACACTCGCTGATATTCAGAAGAAAAAAATTTCCAATCTTACAGAACATGCAGACTTAGAAATTAAATTGGCACTAAAATCGCTGCTTACCACTGAAGAAGAAGCCGCAGGGGAAGCAAAAAGCTTACTCGGTGACAAAGCATCAGAGACAGCCGATAAAGTTTCGGGTGCCCCGCTTGCTGAAAAAACATCCGAAACAGATGCGTCTACGCAAGAAGATAACAAAAGTAATTCGACTGAAGAAACATCTGAAACAGATGCACCTACTCAAGAAGATGACGAAAGCAGTTCGACTGAAGAGACTTCTGAAGAGTCTTCCGGATCACTGAAACAAGAAGCAAAATTCGCCATTGCCTTATTTAATGAAGCTACAGAAAACGCGGATACTAAACACATAAAAGAAGCTTTGATGCGAATCAAAATCGCAAACAACTTGGAACGCACCATAGAAACGCGTAATGAAAAATCGGCGGTATCTATTACAGCAGCGGAAAACAAAGAAACAGAAATTGAGAATTACACAGTTGATTCCCTTGTATCTGTATCTCTCAGCAAACAGCGCTCTCTAGGCAACAAATCTGTCAGCCTTGATGGTAAAATTGTCCTGCTGGGTGTGTAA
- a CDS encoding (2Fe-2S)-binding protein, whose translation MFKLDEPAAEQVFITVDGKGTSVPVGSTVASVLLEQGKEPFRTSPVTGEVRSPHCLMGVCCECLCEIDGVKNRQACLEEVHEGMQVNRQIVEGNE comes from the coding sequence ATGTTTAAACTAGATGAACCTGCTGCAGAGCAGGTGTTCATAACTGTGGACGGAAAAGGCACAAGTGTTCCTGTAGGATCTACTGTCGCTTCCGTACTGTTGGAACAGGGAAAAGAACCGTTTCGAACTTCTCCTGTAACTGGAGAGGTTCGATCTCCACATTGTCTGATGGGTGTCTGTTGTGAATGCCTGTGTGAAATTGATGGAGTAAAGAATCGTCAGGCTTGCTTGGAAGAAGTCCATGAAGGCATGCAGGTTAACCGGCAGATCGTGGAGGGCAATGAATAG
- a CDS encoding contractile injection system protein, VgrG/Pvc8 family, with amino-acid sequence MNTRLSFTTKANTTGTTVFSVVSFSGTEHLSELYSYEITLASRSTFALKALLNTEATILIDDTHNSRSIHGVIAEAAMISRKNDVTYYRVILMPRLWRSTLSQYSQIFLNKSLPKIIQSVLIQAGLPSTSFTLSLQEDYPAYDFVCQYCESFYDFLDRWLRRLGISYFFIQEQDEEKLVITDSHAVYQSTPNRQLPYRQPSALTKEQYENVVYSLYSQKKNYC; translated from the coding sequence GTGAATACCAGACTGTCATTTACAACCAAAGCAAACACAACGGGTACAACGGTATTCTCAGTTGTTTCTTTTTCGGGCACAGAACATCTTTCTGAACTATACAGCTACGAGATTACACTCGCTAGCAGGTCTACTTTTGCCCTAAAAGCACTTCTCAATACAGAAGCGACGATATTAATAGACGACACACACAATTCACGGTCTATACACGGAGTCATCGCTGAAGCGGCAATGATTAGCCGAAAGAATGATGTCACTTACTATCGCGTTATCCTCATGCCACGCTTATGGCGGTCAACGCTTTCGCAATATAGTCAAATTTTCCTTAACAAATCACTCCCAAAAATCATTCAGTCTGTCTTAATACAAGCCGGACTTCCTAGCACATCGTTTACACTTTCATTACAAGAAGATTATCCTGCATACGATTTTGTCTGCCAGTATTGTGAAAGCTTTTACGACTTCCTTGACCGCTGGCTCAGAAGGCTGGGCATTTCTTACTTTTTTATACAGGAGCAAGATGAAGAAAAGCTCGTCATCACAGACAGCCATGCAGTCTATCAGTCTACTCCCAATAGACAGCTGCCTTACCGCCAACCTTCTGCGCTAACAAAAGAACAATATGAAAATGTTGTCTATAGCCTGTATTCACAAAAAAAAAATTACTGCTGA
- a CDS encoding TRAP transporter small permease translates to MERFFRYTLTFLLSSVAFMQFIQVIWRYILQAPLMGLDEILVYPTLWLYFAGSMNASREDTQIKANVLDVFLKTERSRLVVRIIADVCSLVIALWLTRWAWFYCKYAFRVWKESPTLYVPTFYAECSLFIGLVVMSMYAAYHLIRNLRCLTSHLSECTTDPTVIKGEI, encoded by the coding sequence ATGGAGCGTTTTTTTCGATATACGCTGACTTTTTTATTAAGCTCAGTTGCTTTCATGCAATTTATTCAGGTTATTTGGCGCTATATTCTTCAAGCTCCACTTATGGGGTTGGATGAGATCTTAGTGTATCCCACTCTTTGGTTGTATTTTGCCGGAAGTATGAATGCTTCCCGCGAGGATACACAGATTAAAGCAAATGTATTGGATGTATTTCTTAAAACAGAACGTTCGCGTCTTGTGGTTCGTATCATCGCAGATGTATGCAGCTTGGTTATCGCGTTGTGGTTAACCCGATGGGCCTGGTTTTACTGTAAGTATGCATTCCGTGTGTGGAAAGAAAGTCCAACATTATATGTACCGACCTTTTATGCAGAGTGTTCTTTGTTCATCGGCTTGGTTGTTATGAGCATGTACGCTGCGTATCACCTGATCCGCAATCTCCGTTGTCTGACATCACATCTTTCTGAATGCACCACAGATCCGACGGTAATCAAGGGGGAAATTTAG
- the dctP gene encoding TRAP transporter substrate-binding protein DctP has translation MKKSLFSIALAIMAVVMLSAGSVEARTWKISHIRPQGTTIDNDLHRYADAVKEATDGKIKIKVYAASALGDYTIVQERVGLGAVDMACQPVSTGVDKRLQIISFPYLMKDWKQAEKNFVTGSPFQKTISDLFSQQDIRVMAVYPVYFGGVALKKKPKNPEDPNSSKGLKLRVPPAKTFQMLADNIGFIGTPVPFSEAFTAMQTGVVDGVIGSGAEGYYASFRDVTKYYMPVNTHFEVWYLIMNQELFTDLSSEQQQQLEKVSFEFEQRRWKNAQNDQMENEKKLAEYGAEIIPVSDQALSAMAAKIRNVVWPEIQDDIGAEWSQKVLDSLIQ, from the coding sequence ATGAAGAAATCGTTATTCTCTATTGCTCTGGCTATCATGGCGGTTGTTATGCTTTCCGCTGGAAGTGTCGAGGCTCGTACTTGGAAAATCTCCCATATTCGTCCTCAGGGAACTACTATCGACAATGACCTTCACCGGTATGCCGATGCAGTAAAAGAAGCCACTGACGGCAAAATTAAGATCAAAGTTTATGCAGCAAGTGCACTTGGCGACTACACAATCGTACAGGAACGCGTAGGGCTTGGAGCCGTAGATATGGCATGTCAGCCAGTATCTACAGGCGTGGACAAGCGTTTACAGATTATTTCTTTTCCGTATTTGATGAAAGATTGGAAACAAGCAGAGAAAAACTTCGTGACTGGTTCACCATTTCAGAAGACGATTTCTGATCTTTTTTCACAGCAAGATATTCGGGTAATGGCTGTATATCCAGTGTACTTTGGTGGGGTAGCTCTTAAGAAAAAACCAAAAAATCCTGAAGATCCAAATAGCTCTAAAGGACTTAAGCTTCGTGTCCCACCGGCAAAAACTTTCCAGATGTTAGCTGATAACATTGGTTTTATTGGAACTCCGGTACCATTCTCCGAAGCGTTTACCGCAATGCAGACCGGTGTTGTTGACGGAGTTATTGGCTCAGGTGCGGAAGGCTATTATGCATCATTCCGTGATGTGACCAAATACTACATGCCAGTGAATACACATTTTGAAGTTTGGTACCTGATCATGAACCAGGAGCTGTTTACCGACCTTAGCAGCGAGCAGCAGCAACAGCTTGAAAAAGTTTCCTTCGAATTTGAGCAGCGTCGTTGGAAAAATGCTCAGAATGATCAGATGGAAAATGAGAAAAAGCTTGCTGAGTATGGCGCTGAAATCATCCCGGTATCCGATCAAGCGCTTAGCGCAATGGCAGCAAAAATCCGTAACGTGGTTTGGCCGGAAATTCAGGACGACATTGGCGCAGAATGGAGTCAGAAAGTTCTGGATAGCCTTATTCAGTAG
- a CDS encoding sigma-54-dependent Fis family transcriptional regulator: protein MLERGKTIDETTKQQIVAESHNRSRMYGINPEKRDIAQPMLSPTELKARRLANDDWLNLLRPQFDEIFDLLAARDFTLFAIDAEGYILHITGSDESRQESANRNCVPGFRWTERDVGTSAISLCHKHQIPIQLTDEDHYCRQAHGYTSSAAPVFGKDKELIGVIMLSGRAQLVHPHTLYMTTTIARGVERELRIVRRNRELALHVGFLDQVIETSHSGMIILDSENYIWRVNKRGLQVLKQDRLVGQAVTVLKGLNLSIEDLKNEPSAWVNRECILKHGKHSVHFIYTAQLVISQDGEHLGTMITLEEMEEINRLADTIAGTKAHYTFSSLKGQSESFTKAVDLAARAAQSSATVLLQGETGTGKELFAQAIHNEGDRTNNPFVPINCGAIPAELLESELFGYVEGTFTGASKGGRPGKFELANGGTILLDEIGDMPHHMQVKLLRVLQTGEVYRIGARQPIRVDTRIIASTHVEMAKAVAQGIFREDLFYRLNVLPITIPPLRDRGKEDIMGLASFFLSRAKGSSSQLSPQAQEALIKYSWPGNVRELENCMQRALHTCEGKTIELHHLDLPLATSDNTPWHPDTLEGIERSGILKTLDKTEFNMAETAKILNISRTTLYRKVKQYIHQGRIPSGIGPKL from the coding sequence ATGCTTGAACGCGGCAAAACGATTGATGAGACGACAAAACAACAGATTGTAGCGGAGTCGCACAACAGGTCCCGGATGTACGGGATTAATCCGGAAAAAAGAGACATTGCGCAGCCAATGCTTTCCCCTACCGAACTTAAAGCCCGCAGGTTAGCCAACGACGATTGGTTAAATCTCCTTCGCCCTCAATTTGACGAAATATTCGACCTGTTAGCTGCAAGAGATTTCACATTGTTTGCTATTGATGCTGAAGGGTACATTTTACATATTACAGGCAGCGATGAATCCAGACAGGAAAGTGCCAACCGTAACTGTGTGCCTGGCTTCAGGTGGACGGAAAGGGATGTGGGAACATCTGCAATCAGTCTGTGCCATAAACATCAAATCCCTATCCAACTTACGGATGAAGATCATTACTGTAGGCAGGCACATGGTTACACCAGCTCTGCGGCTCCTGTGTTCGGCAAGGACAAAGAACTCATTGGTGTCATTATGCTCAGTGGCCGCGCACAGCTTGTGCATCCTCATACTCTCTATATGACCACCACGATTGCCCGTGGTGTGGAACGAGAATTGCGTATTGTTAGGCGCAACCGTGAACTAGCATTACATGTGGGCTTTCTTGATCAGGTCATTGAAACTTCACATTCCGGCATGATCATTCTGGACAGTGAGAATTACATCTGGCGGGTTAACAAGCGCGGACTTCAGGTCTTGAAGCAAGACAGACTCGTAGGACAAGCAGTAACAGTTCTCAAAGGTCTCAACCTTTCCATTGAAGATCTCAAGAACGAGCCCTCAGCATGGGTAAATAGAGAATGCATACTCAAGCACGGTAAACATTCTGTGCACTTTATCTATACAGCACAGCTTGTGATTTCTCAGGACGGTGAACATTTAGGAACAATGATCACACTAGAAGAAATGGAAGAAATTAACAGGCTGGCAGACACCATCGCGGGAACTAAAGCTCACTACACATTTTCCAGCCTAAAAGGACAGTCTGAAAGCTTTACTAAAGCCGTCGACCTTGCTGCACGTGCTGCACAGTCAAGCGCGACGGTTCTGCTTCAAGGAGAAACAGGCACCGGTAAGGAACTATTTGCTCAGGCAATTCACAATGAAGGCGATAGGACAAACAACCCGTTTGTTCCAATCAACTGTGGAGCTATTCCGGCTGAGCTGCTTGAAAGTGAGCTTTTCGGGTATGTGGAAGGTACATTTACAGGAGCATCGAAAGGAGGAAGGCCGGGTAAATTTGAGTTAGCTAACGGTGGCACCATTCTTTTAGATGAAATTGGCGACATGCCCCACCACATGCAGGTTAAGCTACTCCGTGTTCTACAAACCGGAGAGGTATACCGAATCGGTGCACGACAGCCAATCCGCGTCGACACTCGCATTATTGCCAGCACACATGTAGAGATGGCCAAGGCCGTTGCGCAAGGAATCTTTAGAGAAGATCTCTTTTACAGACTCAACGTACTACCGATCACCATTCCACCTCTACGAGATCGCGGCAAAGAAGACATTATGGGACTTGCTTCATTTTTCCTAAGTCGCGCAAAAGGCAGCTCATCTCAGCTTTCTCCGCAAGCTCAAGAGGCTCTCATCAAATACTCATGGCCTGGAAATGTCAGAGAATTAGAAAACTGCATGCAACGCGCTCTGCACACCTGCGAAGGAAAAACTATTGAACTTCATCATCTGGATTTACCGCTTGCCACATCAGATAATACGCCGTGGCACCCAGACACACTAGAAGGCATTGAACGTTCCGGCATACTGAAAACACTGGACAAAACTGAATTCAACATGGCTGAAACAGCTAAAATCCTCAACATTTCACGAACCACACTCTACCGAAAAGTAAAACAATATATTCACCAAGGAAGAATTCCTTCTGGAATAGGTCCTAAGCTATGA